The stretch of DNA TGCACAGAATATTATTTCCACACGTCCAATTGAATCCTCTTGTTTCCTTTTACCATCATTCACTTGGATTGATCATGAGTTTTGAGTTTTGCCATATCTAGTTTCATACTTGAACTTCATTACTGTAGTGGTTTCAAAGTATCTTACACTACTCTGCTAAGGAGGTCTAACATGAAATAAGTCTAATAGATCACTTTGTAGTAGTTTCATATGATGGCATTATGCTGTTGACCTCTTCTTTTTCTCTTCTCAAATCACTCATCTTTCAAATATTTGTCATTGATTAAATGGAAAGTTGTTAAAAGGGTAGACCATGACGAGCACCTTAAGTTCTGTAAATGCGAAATGTAGCAATTTTCCTTATATCAATctcttgtaattttttttgtttcctCTTGTTCGTATGATTTTTTTTACCTCTTTACAGATTAGAAAAGATGGGTGCTCTAGAAGTGGATAAAGTGGTCCATAAACACCAAGCATGGCGCTTGATCACTTGTGCTTGGTTACATGCTGGAGTTTTCCATTTACTTGCCAATATGTTAAGTCTTCTTTTCATTGGTATTCGACTTGAGCAAGAATTTGGGTTTGGTATGCATCTAATCTCTCAGATAGATGTGTTTTGAAATTTTCATGGTGGTTAGCTCTTATTATATAAGTTGTTAATGTTTTAGTTGGGTTTGGTATTCCATGTACAAATCTAAACTAGTTTGATTCAACCCAACCCATCATTCTTCTTTCTACTTTCCCATAACATTTGGATACATTTTCTGGCCATAGAAGTAtactcaaattaaattgaagtgtccaaaataaagaagaaatttTTGTATGATAAATAACTGtgaaaaaggaaagaaagacTCCCCCAGTGTACATGATTTCTTTTCTTCATTGGTTTAGTGAATAGCTTCTTTTCTAGCTCACAGGTTTGAGCTaccttttcatttcttttttcttcttttgcaGTAAGGATTGGATTGCTTTATATCATATCTGGTTTTGGAGGCAGTTTGCTATCAGCTCTTTTCATTCAAAGTGGCATATCAGTTGGTGCCTCGGGTGCACTTTTTGGTTTACTAGGAGGTATGCTTTCAGAGCTTATTACAAATTGGACTTTATATGCAAATAAGGTAAATAAAACTGTCCCCTAACGCATATCACCTTATTGTATTTGACAATATTCACAACCACATTATCTTACATTGTTATATTTACTGGGCAGTTGGCGGCATTGGTGACTCTCATTTTCATCATTGTGGTAAATTTAGCTGTGGGAATCCTCCCACATGTTGACAACTTTGCTCATATTGGTGGATTTTTGTCTGGATTCCTGCTTggatttatatttttagtaagGCCCCAGTACAGATGGATTAGCCAGAAATTTACTTCCCAAGGCCGCACTGCTACTCCAATTAATAAACACAGGACATATCAGTATGCTCTGTTGATTTTTTCTCTGGTTCTTCTCATTGTGGGGTAATGTCGTACTCCATTTCTTACCAGCGAATTGTTTTAAAAAGGCAtatcttaaaatttttaaagcACATTTCTAAAGAACACTCTCACCATTGAAGTACCATAATATGTGTCCCTTAATGCATAGTTATTTGAATGAGATGAAAATAGAAGTGGTTGCTTCATCTTTTTGGGAATGTATAGCATGGCATAATTTCCAAGTTTGAGAGATTAGTCAATACATGATTGTGAATTTAAATTATTCTTGCATGTCAACAAATTTGATGTCTTATAACCAAAAGCTTGTAATTTTTCAGATTCATTGTTGGGTTGATTATGCTCTTTCGAGGGGTTAATGTAAATCAGCGTTGTTCATGGTGTCATTATCTTAGTTGTGTCCCTACTGCTCGATGGAACTGCAACTCTCAAAAAGAATTTTGCGAGGTAACTCATGCTGCtcatttgtttttctttttagccTCTAGTTTTGTGTGATATTGTTCTTTATGTGGTGTAATGTTCATTCGTAAAGTTCCCTGCTTGAGGGGTTAACATCTTGCTGAGTGATTTTGGGAATAACATGACTAGAGCATTAAGTTACCTTGCAGGAAGTTATAAAGAATTTAAGGCCCCCAATCTGGCTTGGTCACCTTTATTTAGGAACATTGTTAAAATGTGTTGATTTCTCATTGTGTGTCCACATTATTTACCATGTAATTTCAGACGATCCAATTCGGAAATCAGATGAATATGACATGTGAAAGGAATGGTAGAAGCAGCATTTTTCAGTTATCAGATAATAACCCTTCAAGGGCTCAGGTCCAGGAGTTCTGCCGTCAACTTTGCAGTTAGACATCTTTTTATTACCCCACATAATGCAAGGTTACTCACCTTATCTCATTCTTGTAAATAATTCATTCTTAAATATCTGTAAACAccattttttcttctttgttttctgTATCCATAAGCAATAATTGGTTATTTTTCACCGTTAATCTTGCAATGTGTTCAAAGTTCCTTCCATCTAAATTACAAGTCATTTTTTTTCAGCAATGCtaggtaaatatttattttacacaCATAAAATACACACAATGTTGACACTATTTTTGTTTGTATTTTAAGACACAGTTACATGTATGCACTTTTGCTTTCTGCCAATTGAGTTATTTCCAATTCATAGGAGGTGAGTTGTATTcataatatagaaatatgtGGTAATTTTTATTGACTGCAAACATGAAACAAAATATCAATATCAATTGACATTGTCTCTTTATATAAATAACAAACGTTGACATAGATATTTGGGATAATTTCATGTATTCTTTGGAAActtctcaaaataaattttaaatgttctATTTGATAAATATCATGACAAAATTGTAAACTATAAAGAAGTCCAACCAATTGAGAGAGTATCAATAGATTCTTTTTTCGGAGTAATTGGATATTAATATCGCTAAAAAGAATAGAGTTATGGCGGttacaaactcaaaattttgAATACTTATGCAGCGAAAATCCCttaactttaattatttttgctgATAATTTGGTCACTAATGGGCCAAGTATAATAGATTTGGTGCTGATAATTTGGTCACTAATGGGCCGAGTATAATAGATTTGGTCTAAAATTTGATCCATTGTATTATTAGATAAACTTAGCCTTCATATGGATTGGATGTAGAGGTGGCAATTTGTATTCATGGGTTGTGTCCATGTTTTATCGAGACATAGGAATTACTAGTAAATGTCAAACTTAAACCTGATTCATTTATTAACCATGTCGAAAGCTAAAATCTAAACCAAACCTCTTTATAAATGGGTTGACTCGACCCGACCCATTTAAACTGTTTATATTAAAAAAGATCACACTAAATTGTGATCAACTTATCAACTCATTAATATGTTTATGCAAGTAAGAACATGTTTACAATTGTTTTATGACACATTTATAAGTCGTTGAACATGTTCATGTCCTATTTAACTAACTTAATACAATTTATAtgcaaaaaatataataattataagagTAAATACTTTTAAATAGGTCATTGTCGTGTCATTTTCTGGTTAGGTGTGTCAACTCGAAAATAAATTGTTTAATAAACGGGTTAGTCATGTCAACTCGAGAATGATCCAAACCCATTTAAGAGAAATCCAAACTCGTTTATCTTGTGCGGATTTTGAATCATGTTATTGTGTCTGATCTATTTTGTCACCCCTAAGAGCAGCTCCATTAATACTGCCTTTATTCTAGTTGCCCATCTGTCTTTGTCAGGGGTATAGCTACTAAGAAGAGTAGCTAATGCATTGGAGGAAAAAAGCTTGACTACTCCAACTGCTATATAGGGGCATCGGTCTTGGGTCATGGGgtcaatatttgaaaaaattacatGGTATACCCATTTTactttacttattttaatttttacctctatttttatattctttaagatatattCACTTTTATAGATGCTATTCCCATTAAACCCCTTAGGTTAATGCAAATTATATACTAGACTTAAGTAGATAATAAAGGTATATTGGGTAACCCACTCAAAAAAGTGgatctatttttaaaaaatataatatgagggtatttttgattaacgtataaaaaaagaggtatttttcaacttatccctcaatattttatatatatatatatatatattaaaaaaattaaggtaAATATTGAAGATAAATATAGTGTGTGGGACCATAGGAGTAACTTTTATAGCATGTTTACtaatagaggaaattacacttattatgggattttaaaagttcttatgataaatatgacacatttaagtttgaccaatttatatggtatttttttattattatttttagttctttttatggtatttgatatgccataaatatgtaattaggtttt from Cannabis sativa cultivar Pink pepper isolate KNU-18-1 chromosome 2, ASM2916894v1, whole genome shotgun sequence encodes:
- the LOC115718465 gene encoding RHOMBOID-like protein 2, yielding MERSPSSPAANHVEIKVRPRRGDNVGHPAPVDTSSRPSATPFRLTASSGEDKPFKRWTSWLVPSFVVVNIVLFAVTMSVNDCPKNSTSCLARFLGRFSFQPLKENPLLGPSASALEKMGALEVDKVVHKHQAWRLITCAWLHAGVFHLLANMLSLLFIGIRLEQEFGFVRIGLLYIISGFGGSLLSALFIQSGISVGASGALFGLLGGMLSELITNWTLYANKLAALVTLIFIIVVNLAVGILPHVDNFAHIGGFLSGFLLGFIFLVRPQYRWISQKFTSQGRTATPINKHRTYQYALLIFSLVLLIVGFIVGLIMLFRGVNVNQRCSWCHYLSCVPTARWNCNSQKEFCETIQFGNQMNMTCERNGRSSIFQLSDNNPSRAQVQEFCRQLCS